TTTGTCATAGTACACCACTGGTCTTGTACAGTTTCATTTTGGTATGAATATTATTAGATCTGACAttgatgttattgttgcttttcaTACTTCGTAATAATCTTCCCTTTTTATGGAACAGTGGATAATAAAATTCttctaatttaaataattttatttcctTATAAAACATCTTTTACTAAAAGTAGCATTAATTCTGTGTAGCTTGATTGGTTTCATGGTTTGCACTTTTGTGTATCTTCAGGAGTGATATTATTACTGTATTACGATCAGAACGTGATAAAATGGAACTCGAGCCAAAGTTTTCTAAAGAGAGACTTGATAGTTTTATGAAAGAGTTTGAACACGAGGTAATTGATGGAAATAATGTCAAATGCTTTATGTATGTGTTCTACTAATTCATGGATTCTGGGTTGATATTTTAGAAAGCTGAAGCAAATAGAATTTTAGCAAGGAATGTAGAATTTTCTCAACTTATTGCTGACTACCAACGAAAATTATGTGAAAGTTCTGAGTCATTGAATGCTGCTGAGGAGCTTTCAAGGAGACTTACGATGGAGGTTAAGATTGTATCAAATTACAATGTTGAGCTTTTTAAGAGTTTACTTTTTGTAACATTTTGATTTAGTACCTATTTATTAACTCACTGCCTCCCCTTATTTGTCAGTTATCTGTTTTGAAGCTTGAAAATAAAGTATTATCAAATGCAGAAAAGCGAGCATCTGATGAGGTTCATAGTTTATCTGAAAGGGTGTAGCGCCTGCAGGTACTGCTCATTTCTTATTTGTGTTTCTTTGATATGGCCTAGGAACTAATGAGTCCGTAATGAGGTTGGGGTGAGATTGTGGGGTTATGGTAAGGATAAGGGGATGAAAGCATTTTTGTAGATTGAACCCTTTTGATCTTCTGTGTTTTTTCCAGTTCTAACTGactaaacaagtaaaagactACTTGCTATATTATGCACATTCAAGATGATGTTTATCTTAGCTTGCTATATTATGTTTATTCAGGATGATGCTTATCTTATGCTTCTGTTGCAGGCTAGAATCTAATTTTATATACTATATCTAATTTTTAGTAGTAGATGTAGAATCTAATTTTTAGTAGTAGATGTATATATATAAGGAACTTAGTAACTGAGGGTTTGGTGCGTCTCAAGTTTTGCTCACCTTCAAGGTGTTTGATACAATGTTAGTGTC
The DNA window shown above is from Arachis ipaensis cultivar K30076 chromosome B08, Araip1.1, whole genome shotgun sequence and carries:
- the LOC107611012 gene encoding nuclear-pore anchor-like is translated as MELEPKFSKERLDSFMKEFEHEKAEANRILARNVEFSQLIADYQRKLCESSESLNAAEELSRRLTMELSVLKLENKVLSNAEKRASDEVHSLSERV